The Triticum dicoccoides isolate Atlit2015 ecotype Zavitan chromosome 6A, WEW_v2.0, whole genome shotgun sequence genome has a window encoding:
- the LOC119314871 gene encoding protein LOW PSII ACCUMULATION 3, chloroplastic-like — protein sequence MAMATNYSISNAPFTFKPSAPHKQVPNWRFPTISSGDGGGSIFTISRRNLRTWFHVCAVTGDQSTRDVFSANFPSDYTELIVQAKEATESAFKDGKQLLEIEFPTAGLQSVPGDGEGGIEMTGSMLLIREFCDRFVPAEKVTRTRIFFPEAKEVTFARQSAFEGCSLKLDYLTKPSLFEDFGFTTKVKMADRVRPEDEIFLVAYPYFNVNEMLVVEELYKEAVLNTERKMIIFNGELDRIRSGYYPPFFYPKLGELSKTFLPKLETVYYIHNFKGSKGGVLFRCYPGPWKVLRKVGGSFVCLHEQEEMPSLKEVALDILPSA from the exons ATGGCCATGGCAACCAATTATTCAATCTCCAACGCACCATTTACCTTTAAACCATCTGCCCCGCATAAACAA GTTCCAAATTGGAGATTTCCTACAATTAGCAGTGGTGATGGTGGTGGGAGCATTTTCACTATATCAAGGAGGAATTTAAGAACTTGGTTCCATGTCTGCGCTGTCACTGGGGACCAGAGCACCCGTGACGTCTTCAGTGCAAATTTCCCAAGCGATTACACAGAACTCATAGTGCAG GCTAAAGAAGCTACAGAATCAGCTTTTAAGGATGGAAAACAGCTATTG GAAATAGAGTTTCCTACAGCAGGACTACAATCTGTACCAG GTGATGGCGAAGGTGGAATCGAGATGACAGGAAGCATGCTTCTCATTAGAGAATTTTGCGATCGCTTCGTACCTGCAGAGAAAGTTACCAGGACCAGAATT TTCTTCCCTGAGGCAAAAGAGGTTACTTTTGCGAGACAGTCAGCTTTTGAAGGGTGTTCATTGAAATTGGATTACCTAACAAAACCATCCTTATTCGAAGATTTTGGTTTTACAACGAAGGTCAAAATGGCAGACCGTGTGCGGCCTGAAGACGAGATATTCCTTGTGGCTTATCCCTATTTCAATGTCAATG AAATGCTTGTAGTGGAAGAGCTTTACAAGGAAGCAGTTCTTAATACAGAACGGAAAATGATTATCTTCAATGGAGAACTAGATCGGATAAGAAGTGGAT ATTACCCGCCCTTTTTCTATCCAAAGCTGGGTGAACTTTCCAAGACCTTTCTTCCGAAACTGGAGACCGTATACTATATTCACAATTTTAAAGGGTCCAAAGGGGGAGTACTTTTCAG GTGTTACCCTGGCCCTTGGAAGGTGCTGAGAAAAGTAGGTGGCAGCTTTGTCTGTTTGCATGAACAAGAGGAGATGCCGTCACTGAAAGAAGTGGCCCTCGACATACTTCCTTCTGCCTAG